One region of Anaeromyxobacter paludicola genomic DNA includes:
- the rodA gene encoding rod shape-determining protein RodA, translating into MALDVPLGRLPSASSSGRAFARFPWHIAFLVLAISATGIWNLASASRSAHAPVWISQMWWMAGGATLALAIALLDYRTFLRVGYVFYAGVVLLLLAVLVKGRLVMGARRWLTVGPINFQPSELAKIAVLLALARYFHYDLDKRRDGYGLFTLAIPMAITLVPAVLILKEPDLGTALIVVAVGATMILFAKVKWRTLALVGCVGLAGSVFAWPHLKPYQRKRVETFLNPEGDSLGAGYHATQSMIAVGSGQALGKGWGQGTQTLLSFLPEQHTDFIFSVWAEEHGFAGCALLLLLYYALVTAALTVAGNARERFGHFVAVGVTAMLFWHAFINMGMVTGVLPVVGVTLPLMSYGGSSVIAVYFGVGLLANVGMRRFVN; encoded by the coding sequence GTGGCGCTTGACGTGCCCCTCGGCCGGCTGCCCTCGGCCTCGTCCTCGGGGCGCGCCTTCGCGCGCTTCCCGTGGCACATCGCCTTCCTGGTGCTCGCCATCTCGGCGACCGGCATCTGGAACCTCGCCTCGGCCTCGCGCAGCGCCCACGCGCCGGTCTGGATCTCGCAGATGTGGTGGATGGCCGGGGGCGCCACCCTGGCGCTCGCCATCGCGCTGCTCGACTACCGGACCTTCCTGCGCGTCGGCTACGTCTTCTACGCGGGGGTGGTGCTCCTGCTGCTCGCCGTGCTGGTGAAGGGGCGGCTCGTGATGGGCGCCCGGCGCTGGCTCACGGTCGGCCCCATCAACTTCCAGCCCTCGGAGCTCGCCAAGATCGCGGTGCTCCTCGCGCTGGCGCGCTACTTCCACTATGACCTCGACAAGCGGCGCGACGGCTACGGGCTCTTCACGCTCGCCATCCCCATGGCCATCACGCTGGTCCCGGCGGTGCTCATCCTCAAGGAGCCCGACCTCGGCACGGCGCTCATCGTGGTGGCGGTGGGGGCGACGATGATCCTCTTCGCCAAGGTGAAGTGGCGCACGCTCGCGCTCGTGGGCTGCGTCGGCCTCGCCGGCTCGGTCTTCGCCTGGCCGCACCTCAAGCCGTACCAGCGCAAGCGGGTGGAGACCTTCCTCAACCCGGAGGGCGACTCGCTCGGCGCCGGCTACCACGCCACGCAGTCGATGATCGCGGTCGGCTCGGGGCAGGCGCTCGGGAAGGGCTGGGGGCAGGGGACCCAGACGCTGCTCTCGTTCCTCCCCGAGCAGCACACCGACTTCATCTTCTCGGTCTGGGCGGAGGAGCACGGCTTCGCCGGCTGCGCGCTCCTGCTCCTGCTCTACTACGCGCTCGTGACCGCGGCGCTCACCGTGGCCGGGAACGCGCGCGAGCGCTTCGGCCACTTCGTGGCGGTGGGGGTCACCGCCATGCTCTTCTGGCACGCCTTCATCAACATGGGGATGGTGACGGGCGTGCTGCCGGTGGTGGGGGTGACCCTGCCGCTCATGAGCTACGGCGGGTCGTCGGTCATCGCCGTCTACTTCGGCGTGGGGCTGCTCGCGAACGTCGGGATGCGGCGGTTCGTGAACTGA
- the trxA gene encoding thioredoxin, producing the protein MASNDVVTLQDSTFEAEVLKSEVPVLVDFWAVWCGPCKAIAPAVDEVASEFKGKVKVAKMNIDDHQGVPQQFGIRSIPTLLVFKGGRVVDTIVGSVPKAKIVSALQKVV; encoded by the coding sequence ATGGCATCGAACGACGTCGTCACCCTGCAGGACTCCACCTTCGAGGCGGAGGTGCTGAAGAGCGAGGTCCCCGTGCTGGTGGACTTCTGGGCCGTCTGGTGCGGCCCCTGCAAGGCGATCGCGCCGGCCGTGGACGAGGTCGCGTCCGAGTTCAAGGGCAAGGTGAAGGTGGCGAAGATGAACATCGACGACCACCAGGGCGTGCCCCAGCAGTTCGGCATCCGCTCCATCCCCACGCTCCTCGTCTTCAAGGGCGGGCGGGTGGTGGACACCATCGTCGGCTCGGTTCCCAAGGCCAAGATCGTCTCCGCCCTCCAGAAGGTGGTCTAG
- a CDS encoding cytochrome C assembly family protein yields the protein MSLVILRIAALLYAGAATGFIAFFAKPRWVRAAAAADSLLLAAFVVHAVAIGFGCREFGGMEFLTLRGGFLMLAWLVSGAFLLVQRIYPVPSVGAFATPLVLVTLLPTLFGPPNAPPRPPEGLKHGLLTGHIFIAVLGVAIFALAFGVALMYLLQEREVKGKRFGALFSRLPSLTQLDTLEQRLVRIGFVVFTVALVLGSVLANEAWGHFWQWDPKQVFSLVSWLLYGALVQARRSGFHGRRYALLSMVGFAIILTSFVGLGLVPVSKHGRDYGLNPPAQASEAGRSAQ from the coding sequence ATGAGCCTCGTCATCCTCAGGATCGCCGCGCTCCTCTACGCCGGGGCCGCCACCGGGTTCATCGCGTTCTTCGCGAAGCCCCGCTGGGTGCGCGCCGCCGCCGCCGCGGACTCACTGCTCCTCGCCGCCTTCGTGGTCCACGCCGTCGCCATCGGCTTCGGCTGCCGCGAGTTCGGCGGGATGGAGTTCCTCACCCTGCGCGGCGGCTTCCTCATGCTCGCCTGGCTGGTGTCGGGCGCCTTCCTCCTCGTGCAGCGCATCTACCCGGTCCCGAGCGTCGGCGCCTTCGCCACGCCGCTCGTGCTGGTCACGCTGCTGCCGACCCTCTTCGGCCCGCCCAACGCGCCGCCGCGCCCGCCCGAGGGGCTGAAGCACGGGCTCCTCACCGGGCACATCTTCATCGCGGTGCTGGGCGTCGCCATCTTCGCCCTCGCCTTCGGCGTGGCGCTCATGTACCTGCTGCAGGAGCGCGAGGTGAAGGGGAAGCGCTTCGGCGCGCTCTTCTCGCGCCTGCCCTCGCTGACGCAACTCGACACCCTCGAGCAGCGGCTCGTCCGCATCGGCTTCGTGGTCTTCACGGTGGCGCTCGTGCTCGGGTCCGTGCTCGCCAACGAGGCCTGGGGCCACTTCTGGCAGTGGGATCCCAAGCAGGTGTTCTCGCTCGTGTCCTGGCTGCTCTACGGCGCCCTGGTGCAGGCGCGCCGCTCGGGCTTCCACGGCCGCCGCTACGCCCTGCTCTCGATGGTGGGCTTCGCCATCATCCTGACGTCCTTCGTCGGCCTGGGGCTCGTCCCGGTGAGCAAGCACGGGCGCGACTACGGCCTGAACCCGCCGGCGCAGGCCTCGGAGGCCGGGAGGAGCGCGCAGTGA
- the hemA gene encoding glutamyl-tRNA reductase: MSTRELYLVGLSHKSAPIAVREKVSLSGDDLKDALAGLKARSGVSEVMVVSTCNRMEVYVLGDSVEPARRLFLDRSAGAADHLYEAAGPAAVRHLFRVSASLDSMVLGEQQILGQVKEAYGVASSVQAAGGFISRLCNRAFATAKRVRTETDIGRGASSVSQVAVELVEKIFGDLKGRGILLVGAGKMGALSAKALASLGADRILVTNRSPERALSLAEQVGGSARPWAELPQLLVQADVVIVSTGAPTYVVGPALVQPAMKARKNRSLCFIDLAVPRNVDPALSELTDVYAYDMDDLQKVVHQTKSARAEEAIRAEAIVEAEVMAFSAERETRAALPVLSQLRRQAEEIARAEAERTLAAIGDRLDERGRRSVEAMARAIVNKLLHVPTARLKQAASTGDTTLPGAAAELFGVDGPNDPASNDLPRPANAGQVVSISERQ, encoded by the coding sequence GTGAGCACCAGGGAGCTGTACCTCGTCGGCCTGTCGCACAAGAGCGCGCCCATCGCGGTGCGCGAGAAGGTGTCCCTCTCGGGCGACGACCTCAAGGACGCGCTGGCCGGCCTCAAGGCCCGCTCGGGCGTCTCCGAGGTGATGGTGGTCTCCACCTGCAACCGGATGGAGGTCTACGTCCTCGGCGACTCCGTCGAGCCGGCGCGCCGGCTCTTCCTCGACCGCTCCGCGGGCGCCGCGGACCACCTGTACGAGGCGGCCGGCCCGGCCGCGGTCCGCCACCTCTTCCGGGTCTCGGCGAGCCTCGACTCGATGGTGCTCGGCGAGCAGCAGATCCTGGGGCAGGTGAAGGAGGCCTACGGCGTCGCCTCGAGCGTGCAGGCCGCCGGCGGCTTCATCTCCCGCCTCTGCAACCGCGCCTTCGCCACCGCCAAGCGGGTCCGCACCGAGACCGACATCGGCCGCGGCGCCTCGAGCGTCTCGCAGGTGGCGGTGGAGCTGGTCGAGAAGATCTTCGGCGACCTCAAGGGGCGCGGCATCCTGCTCGTCGGCGCCGGCAAGATGGGCGCCCTCAGCGCCAAGGCGCTCGCCTCGCTCGGCGCCGACCGGATCCTGGTCACGAACCGCTCGCCGGAGCGGGCGCTCTCCCTCGCCGAGCAGGTGGGCGGCTCGGCCCGCCCCTGGGCGGAGCTGCCCCAGCTCCTCGTGCAGGCCGACGTGGTGATCGTCTCCACCGGCGCGCCCACCTACGTGGTCGGCCCGGCGCTGGTGCAGCCGGCCATGAAGGCCCGCAAGAACCGGTCGCTCTGCTTCATCGACCTCGCGGTGCCGCGCAACGTGGACCCGGCGCTCTCCGAGCTCACCGACGTCTACGCCTACGACATGGACGACCTGCAGAAGGTCGTCCACCAGACGAAGAGCGCGCGGGCCGAGGAGGCGATCCGGGCCGAGGCCATCGTCGAGGCCGAGGTGATGGCCTTCTCGGCGGAGCGCGAGACCCGCGCCGCCCTGCCGGTGCTCTCGCAGCTCCGGCGGCAGGCCGAGGAGATCGCCCGCGCCGAGGCCGAGCGCACGCTCGCCGCCATCGGCGACCGGCTCGACGAGCGCGGCCGCCGGAGCGTCGAGGCGATGGCGCGCGCCATCGTGAACAAGCTGCTGCACGTCCCCACCGCGCGCCTGAAGCAGGCCGCCTCGACCGGCGACACCACGCTGCCGGGCGCGGCCGCCGAGCTCTTCGGCGTCGACGGCCCGAACGACCCCGCGTCCAACGACCTCCCGCGCCCGGCCAACGCCGGCCAGGTGGTCTCCATCTCGGAGAGGCAATGA
- the hemC gene encoding hydroxymethylbilane synthase: MIRIATRKSALAKWQANHVAGLLRQNEPGLEVVLHELSTRGDRILEVPLAQVGGKGLFVKEIEDALLQGDAQVAVHSMKDLPAVLADGLVLAAVPVREDPRDALCSPKARRLEDLPQGARVGTASLRRAAQLKALRPDLRIETVRGNVETRLRKSEGELDAVVLAYAGLKRLGLADRVSYVFPVEEMLPAVAQGALAIEARAGDDATLARLAPLDHAETRHQVLAERGLLRRLEGGCQVPIAAHAQVSGGTVSLRALVASVDGTQVVRGERSGPVAAAEALGEALGEELLGKGAAEILKACEGLGQALSAPRR, translated from the coding sequence ATGATCCGCATCGCGACCCGCAAGAGCGCCCTGGCCAAGTGGCAGGCGAACCACGTGGCCGGCCTGCTCCGGCAGAACGAGCCCGGCCTCGAGGTGGTGCTGCACGAGCTCAGCACCCGCGGCGACCGCATCCTGGAGGTCCCGCTCGCGCAGGTCGGCGGCAAGGGGCTCTTCGTGAAGGAGATCGAGGACGCGCTGCTCCAGGGCGACGCCCAGGTGGCGGTCCACTCGATGAAGGACCTCCCGGCGGTGCTCGCCGACGGGCTCGTGCTCGCGGCCGTGCCGGTGCGCGAGGACCCGCGCGACGCGCTCTGCTCGCCCAAGGCGCGGCGGCTCGAGGACCTGCCGCAGGGCGCCCGGGTCGGCACCGCCAGCCTGCGGCGCGCCGCCCAGCTCAAGGCGCTCCGCCCCGACCTCCGGATCGAGACCGTGCGCGGCAACGTCGAGACCCGGCTCCGCAAGTCGGAGGGGGAGCTCGACGCCGTGGTGCTGGCGTACGCCGGCCTGAAGCGGCTCGGCCTCGCCGACCGGGTCTCCTACGTCTTCCCGGTCGAGGAGATGCTCCCGGCCGTGGCGCAGGGCGCGCTCGCCATCGAGGCGCGCGCCGGCGACGACGCCACCCTCGCCCGGCTCGCGCCGCTCGACCACGCCGAGACGCGCCACCAGGTGCTCGCCGAGCGCGGCCTCCTGCGCCGGCTCGAGGGCGGCTGCCAGGTGCCCATCGCCGCCCACGCCCAGGTCTCCGGCGGGACCGTGTCGCTGCGGGCCCTGGTGGCCTCGGTGGACGGCACGCAGGTGGTCCGCGGCGAGCGCAGCGGCCCGGTCGCCGCGGCCGAGGCGCTCGGCGAGGCGCTCGGCGAGGAGCTCCTCGGGAAGGGCGCCGCCGAGATCCTGAAGGCCTGCGAGGGGCTCGGGCAGGCCCTTTCCGCGCCCCGGCGGTGA
- a CDS encoding uroporphyrinogen-III synthase, translated as MAGLPLAGRTVAVTRGKQGEDALAARLRALGARVLEAPAVVTAPPATYAPLDAALRDAGRFRFAVFASGNAVAAVRSRLDALGLGVAVLAPVRLAAVGGATAGKLAQALRPADLVPPEQSARGLVALLAPLVAGCPVLVPRAAEGRPELVEGLLAAGAEVVAPEAYRTVPAGPEALAPLAEALALGQVDAVAFASPSAVRAVVAALGERRALLREARVAVIGPTTAEAARAAGLAVAIQPAAPDGAGLADAIAEALDGRASR; from the coding sequence GTGGCCGGCCTCCCGCTCGCCGGCCGCACCGTCGCGGTCACCCGCGGCAAGCAGGGCGAGGACGCCCTCGCGGCGCGCCTGCGCGCGCTCGGGGCCCGCGTGCTCGAGGCCCCGGCGGTGGTCACCGCCCCGCCGGCCACCTACGCGCCGCTCGACGCGGCGCTGCGCGACGCGGGCCGCTTCCGCTTCGCCGTCTTCGCGAGCGGCAACGCCGTCGCCGCGGTGCGGTCCCGGCTCGACGCGCTCGGGCTCGGCGTGGCGGTCCTCGCGCCGGTGCGCCTCGCCGCCGTCGGGGGCGCCACCGCCGGGAAGCTCGCCCAGGCCCTCCGCCCCGCCGACCTCGTCCCGCCGGAGCAGAGCGCCCGCGGCCTCGTGGCGCTCCTGGCGCCGCTCGTCGCCGGCTGCCCGGTGCTCGTGCCCCGCGCCGCCGAGGGGCGCCCGGAGCTCGTGGAGGGGCTCCTCGCCGCCGGGGCCGAGGTGGTCGCCCCCGAGGCCTACCGGACGGTCCCGGCCGGCCCCGAGGCGCTCGCGCCGCTCGCCGAGGCGCTCGCCCTGGGCCAGGTGGACGCGGTCGCCTTCGCCTCCCCATCGGCGGTGAGGGCCGTGGTGGCCGCGCTGGGGGAGCGGCGGGCGCTGCTCCGGGAGGCCCGGGTCGCGGTCATCGGGCCCACGACGGCCGAGGCGGCCCGCGCCGCCGGGCTCGCGGTGGCCATCCAGCCGGCCGCTCCGGACGGGGCGGGGCTGGCCGACGCGATCGCCGAAGCCCTCGACGGGCGGGCGTCCCGCTAG
- a CDS encoding DUF4265 domain-containing protein — MEVRIAAPVEGGAGEGDPETEWIEAEALGSDRYRLLRPPFLAYGLSRDDVVHAESPGGDLPIRIEEVERKSGHRTIRAALDPGVALGGEELAPHLERLRALGCELAALPPSILAVDAPEEVDLGAVVERLSEAARENLLVFEWVDPRRS; from the coding sequence GTGGAGGTCCGGATCGCGGCGCCCGTCGAAGGGGGCGCCGGCGAGGGGGACCCCGAGACGGAGTGGATCGAGGCCGAGGCCCTCGGCTCCGACCGGTACCGGCTGCTGCGCCCGCCCTTCCTCGCCTACGGCCTCTCCCGCGACGACGTGGTGCACGCCGAGTCGCCGGGCGGCGACCTCCCGATCCGGATCGAGGAGGTGGAGCGCAAGAGCGGCCACCGGACGATCCGCGCCGCGCTCGACCCCGGGGTGGCCCTCGGCGGCGAGGAGCTCGCGCCGCACCTCGAGCGGCTCCGGGCCCTGGGCTGCGAGCTCGCGGCGCTGCCGCCGAGCATCCTCGCGGTGGACGCGCCCGAGGAGGTGGACCTCGGGGCGGTGGTGGAGCGGCTCTCCGAGGCGGCCCGGGAGAACCTGCTGGTCTTCGAGTGGGTGGACCCCAGGAGGAGTTGA
- the truD gene encoding tRNA pseudouridine(13) synthase TruD, protein MKLKQRPEDFSVTESWRFDDDPRGEWFVYLMDKQKLSTFDAVDRICKTQGVQPADVSYCGLKDKQGRTTQLLAVRRKQVSVQDPDLRLKPLGRSAVPLSAENTTSNRFAVTVRDLSEEDVARLPASVAEVQSVGVVNYFDSQRFGSLKHGQGFIIKDLMRGDFELALKNVLAHPSPLDQSDDARVKQFWKEHWGEWQLKNPYPGAEKYAAVIRWIRLHPDDFLGAMLRTEPRWRAMQVFAYQSWLWNEGVKQYLKDVVGMTRLVPVRYQAGTLLFPQSLDAAQARTFRHATFPLLAPESRIDDARVKKAALSVLGREEMTLESLKVPGAPQIHFDPEERPLFITPGKLVVSEPSRDELNKGKLRVNVAFTLPPGAYATLTVKRLFHWTLAPPALQRARAAAAVPPKPTPAERHEERKKTGFLAKQREKKAAKAAHKKATAGRKA, encoded by the coding sequence ATGAAGCTCAAGCAGCGTCCCGAGGACTTCTCGGTCACCGAGTCCTGGCGGTTCGACGACGACCCGCGCGGCGAGTGGTTCGTCTACCTGATGGACAAGCAGAAGCTCTCCACCTTCGACGCGGTGGACCGCATCTGCAAGACCCAGGGGGTCCAGCCGGCCGACGTGAGCTACTGCGGCCTGAAGGACAAGCAGGGGCGCACCACGCAGCTCCTGGCGGTCCGCCGCAAACAGGTGAGCGTGCAGGACCCCGACCTGCGGCTCAAGCCGCTCGGGCGCAGCGCCGTCCCCCTCTCCGCCGAGAACACCACCTCCAACCGCTTCGCGGTGACGGTGCGCGACCTGTCCGAGGAGGACGTGGCGCGGCTGCCGGCGTCGGTGGCCGAGGTGCAGAGCGTGGGGGTGGTGAACTACTTCGACTCCCAGCGCTTCGGCTCGCTCAAGCACGGCCAGGGCTTCATCATCAAGGACCTGATGCGCGGCGACTTCGAGCTCGCGCTCAAGAACGTCCTCGCCCATCCCTCGCCGCTCGATCAGAGCGACGACGCGCGCGTGAAGCAGTTCTGGAAGGAGCACTGGGGGGAGTGGCAGCTCAAGAACCCCTACCCCGGCGCGGAGAAGTACGCGGCGGTGATCCGCTGGATCCGGCTCCACCCCGACGACTTCCTCGGGGCCATGCTCCGCACCGAGCCGCGCTGGCGGGCCATGCAGGTCTTCGCCTACCAGAGCTGGCTCTGGAACGAGGGCGTGAAGCAGTACCTCAAGGACGTGGTGGGCATGACCCGCCTCGTCCCGGTGCGCTACCAGGCCGGCACCCTGCTCTTCCCGCAGAGCCTCGACGCCGCGCAGGCGCGCACCTTCCGCCACGCCACCTTCCCGCTGCTCGCGCCGGAGTCGCGCATCGACGACGCCCGCGTGAAGAAGGCGGCGCTGTCGGTGCTCGGGCGCGAGGAGATGACGCTCGAGAGCCTCAAGGTCCCGGGCGCGCCGCAGATCCACTTCGACCCCGAGGAGCGGCCGCTCTTCATCACCCCGGGCAAGCTGGTGGTGAGCGAGCCCTCGCGCGACGAGCTCAACAAGGGGAAGCTGCGGGTGAACGTGGCCTTCACCCTGCCGCCGGGCGCCTACGCGACGCTCACCGTGAAGCGGCTCTTCCACTGGACGCTCGCGCCGCCCGCCCTGCAGCGCGCCCGCGCCGCCGCCGCGGTCCCGCCGAAGCCGACGCCCGCGGAGCGGCACGAGGAGCGGAAGAAGACCGGCTTCCTCGCGAAGCAGCGCGAGAAGAAGGCCGCCAAGGCGGCGCACAAGAAGGCGACGGCGGGGCGGAAGGCGTAG
- a CDS encoding PHP-associated domain-containing protein encodes MLIDLHVHSRHTQGCALEVRDVLRRAREEGLDGVVFTDLNGLEALPEARAAAKEEGVLGLVGAELVTDHGHYLCYFPEPEKVPAPAQLFGTPPWPVREVLARVTALGGAVVAAHPYDKTIDRPCGDFIFTLDGLAAVEGLHARKRGPANDLAIEAADHLNLPCVAGSGALGSLDELGKAATLFRRPVASEADLVAQLKAGTVHCVAIGVTPQPAEAARRGPRRDERGGRGDRRGGRRERR; translated from the coding sequence ATGCTCATCGACCTGCACGTCCACTCCCGCCACACCCAGGGCTGCGCGCTCGAGGTGCGCGACGTGCTGCGCCGCGCCCGGGAGGAGGGGCTCGACGGCGTGGTCTTCACCGACCTGAACGGCCTCGAGGCGCTCCCGGAGGCGCGGGCGGCGGCGAAGGAGGAGGGGGTGCTCGGCCTCGTCGGCGCCGAGCTCGTGACCGACCACGGCCACTACCTCTGCTACTTCCCCGAGCCGGAGAAGGTGCCCGCGCCGGCGCAGCTCTTCGGGACGCCGCCCTGGCCGGTGCGCGAGGTGCTCGCGCGCGTGACGGCGCTCGGCGGCGCGGTGGTGGCGGCCCACCCCTACGACAAGACCATCGACCGCCCGTGCGGCGACTTCATCTTCACGCTCGACGGGCTCGCCGCGGTGGAGGGGCTGCACGCGCGCAAGCGCGGTCCCGCCAACGACCTCGCCATCGAGGCGGCCGACCACCTGAACCTGCCCTGCGTGGCCGGCTCGGGCGCGCTCGGCTCGCTCGACGAGCTCGGGAAGGCGGCCACCCTGTTCCGCCGGCCGGTCGCGAGCGAGGCCGACCTCGTGGCGCAGCTCAAGGCGGGCACGGTCCACTGCGTCGCCATCGGGGTGACCCCCCAGCCGGCGGAGGCCGCGCGGCGGGGCCCCCGTCGCGACGAGCGGGGCGGACGCGGCGATCGTCGCGGCGGCCGGCGCGAGCGCCGCTAG
- a CDS encoding Em GEA1 (EM1), producing the protein MPDRERKASGRGGNMTVREAGRLGGEARKEQLGPQGYSELGHKGGQRVRELIEEAKHQVERK; encoded by the coding sequence ATGCCGGACAGGGAGCGCAAGGCGAGCGGGCGCGGCGGGAACATGACGGTGCGCGAGGCGGGCCGGCTCGGGGGCGAGGCGCGCAAGGAGCAGCTCGGTCCGCAGGGGTACTCGGAGCTGGGCCACAAGGGCGGGCAGCGGGTCCGGGAGCTGATCGAGGAGGCCAAGCACCAGGTCGAGCGGAAGTGA
- a CDS encoding general stress protein B yields the protein MASGKKGRGGDMSVRDAGRMGGEARKGQLGAEGYSQLGKKGGERVARERGAEFFSAIGHKGGEARKGQLGPGGYSALGRMGGEARKEQLGPGGYAELGHKGGQRVRELIREGKQAESDEPEHGRE from the coding sequence ATGGCTTCGGGCAAGAAGGGCCGCGGCGGCGACATGAGCGTGCGTGACGCCGGCCGGATGGGCGGCGAGGCGCGCAAGGGTCAGCTCGGGGCGGAGGGGTACTCGCAGCTCGGCAAGAAGGGCGGCGAGCGGGTGGCCCGGGAGCGCGGCGCCGAGTTCTTCAGCGCCATCGGTCACAAGGGCGGCGAGGCGCGCAAGGGTCAGCTCGGGCCGGGCGGCTACTCGGCCCTGGGCCGCATGGGCGGCGAGGCGCGCAAGGAGCAGCTCGGCCCCGGCGGCTACGCGGAGCTCGGGCACAAGGGCGGCCAGCGGGTCCGCGAGCTGATCCGCGAGGGCAAGCAGGCCGAGTCGGACGAGCCCGAGCACGGGCGCGAGTAG
- the proC gene encoding pyrroline-5-carboxylate reductase, which yields MALGKTIAFLGAGNMAEALVKGLLRAGTASPEEIVCTVRRPARADELRKRYGVRTLTDNREAAALADVLVLSVKPQVMGRLLDEIAPAVDPAKLVISIAAGVPIALMERKLSRGVRIVRTMPNTPALVGAGATALARGEHATDADLEAARALFAAVGLTVVVEEPLLDACTGLSGSGPAYVFLIIEALSDAGVKVGLPRYTAQALAAQTVLGSAQLLIETGEHPGRLKDQVTSPGGTAIAGLHTLEAGGLRTTLMDAVEAATHRARELGQKFLASED from the coding sequence ATGGCACTCGGAAAGACGATCGCGTTCCTCGGCGCCGGCAACATGGCCGAGGCCCTGGTGAAGGGGCTCCTGCGGGCCGGCACCGCCAGCCCGGAGGAGATCGTCTGCACGGTGCGCCGGCCGGCGCGGGCCGACGAGCTCCGCAAGCGCTACGGCGTCCGCACCCTCACCGACAACCGCGAGGCCGCCGCCCTGGCCGACGTGCTCGTGCTCTCGGTGAAGCCGCAGGTGATGGGGCGGCTCCTCGACGAGATCGCGCCGGCGGTCGATCCGGCCAAGCTCGTCATCTCGATCGCCGCCGGCGTCCCCATCGCGCTGATGGAGCGCAAGCTCTCCCGCGGCGTGCGCATCGTCCGGACCATGCCCAACACGCCGGCGCTGGTCGGCGCGGGGGCCACCGCGCTCGCGCGCGGCGAGCACGCCACCGACGCCGACCTCGAGGCCGCCCGGGCCCTCTTCGCCGCGGTCGGGCTCACGGTGGTGGTGGAGGAGCCGCTCCTCGACGCCTGCACCGGGCTCTCCGGCTCGGGCCCCGCCTACGTCTTCCTGATCATCGAGGCGCTCAGCGACGCGGGCGTGAAGGTGGGGCTGCCGCGCTACACCGCGCAGGCCCTGGCGGCCCAGACCGTGCTCGGCTCGGCGCAGCTCCTCATCGAGACCGGCGAGCACCCGGGCCGCCTCAAGGACCAGGTGACGAGCCCCGGCGGCACCGCCATCGCCGGCCTGCACACCCTCGAGGCGGGCGGGCTCCGGACCACGCTCATGGACGCGGTCGAGGCGGCCACGCACCGCGCCCGCGAGCTCGGCCAGAAATTCCTGGCGTCCGAGGACTGA